One window from the genome of Eucalyptus grandis isolate ANBG69807.140 chromosome 7, ASM1654582v1, whole genome shotgun sequence encodes:
- the LOC104453403 gene encoding LEAF RUST 10 DISEASE-RESISTANCE LOCUS RECEPTOR-LIKE PROTEIN KINASE-like 2.5 isoform X4, with protein MKCSKRVASDSHVDTKPCTKGAYSVDTPPNFSQMKVYSYVVHEFDLLARDIKDSCTITMIAFAPGYIREQEGEWYSRVSSPYKDLHNMMTDGFKLSYEVVNLRGRTFRLCFLGFSYQGAECSFYYSQNLKVDEVTLRAVLGLAFVLGNFLGAKFILEAPCVLIFLIFKWRKRHLALDENIEEFLQTHNNFLPIRYSYFDIKKITRNFKHKLGEGEYGSLYKGILRSSNEVAVKILNKSKSNGQDFISEVATIGRIYHVNVVQLVGFCFTTLSKLSCTILCRMVL; from the exons ATGAAGTGCTCAAAGAGGGTTGCTTCTGATTCGCATGTGGATACCAAACCGTGTACCAAGGGAGCATACTCTGTCGACACGCCTCCTAATTTCTCCCAAATGAAGGTGTACTCTTACGTTGTACATGAGTTTGATCTCCTAGCACGGGACATCAAGGATTCCTGCACAATAACCATGATAGCATTCGCACCAGGTTATATCCGAGAGCAGGAAGGTGAGTGGTATAGTCGTGTGAGCTCACCATACAAGGACCTCCACAACATGATGACCGACGGATTCAAACTCTCTTATGAGGTAGTCAATCTGCGAGGAAGAACATTTCGATTATGCTTCTTAGGTTTCAGCTACCAAGGGGCTGAGTGCAGTTTTTATTACTCCC AAAATTTAAAGGTAGATGAGGTTACGCTACGTGCAGTTTTGGGTCTTGCCTTCGTCTTGG GCAACTTCCTCGGAGCAAAATTTAtactcgaagctccatgtgtgTTGATCTTTTTAATCTTTAAGTGGAGGAAAAGGCACCTAGCATTGGATGAAAATATCGAAGAATTCTTACAAACTCATAACAACTTTTTGCCTATAAGGTACTCTTACTTTGATATTAAGAAAATCACAAGGAATTTCAAACACAAGTTAGGTGAAGGAGAATACGGGTCTTTGTATAAAGGAATACTTAGAAGTAGCAATGAAGTTGCTgttaagattttgaacaaatcaaaatctaatgGCCAAGATTTTATAAGTGAAGTGGCTACAATTGGAAGGATCTATCATGTTAATGTAGTGCAACTTGTTGGTTTTTGCTTTACAACTCTAAGCAAGCTCTCATGTACAATTTTATGTCGAATGGTTCTTTAG
- the LOC104453403 gene encoding uncharacterized protein LOC104453403 isoform X3 codes for MYMYAGRYYVKSINYRHHVEEHEYYGFYGDITLVDNELQKDNCSSLPCYSLAISNFSQLDSYDPYYRSGLLSVASVTFMKCSKRVASDSHVDTKPCTKGAYSVDTPPNFSQMKVYSYVVHEFDLLARDIKDSCTITMIAFAPGYIREQEGEWYSRVSSPYKDLHNMMTDGFKLSYEVVNLRGRTFRLCFLGFSYQGAECSFYYSQNLKVDEVTLRAVLGLAFVLGNFLGAKFILEAPCVLIFLIFKWRKRHLALDENIEEFLQTHNNFLPISPAFVPARRLLRGTSLVPALARSVLLGDSLY; via the exons ATGTATATGTATGCCGGCCGTTATTATGTGAAGTCAATCAATTACAGGCACCATGTAGAAGAGCATGAGTACTATGGTTTCTACGGTGATATCACGTTGGTTGACAATGAGTTGCAAAAGGATAATTGCTCATCCCTCCCTTGTTACTCATTAGCAATCTCCAACTTCAGCCAACTTGATTCCTACGATCCATACTATCGTTCTGGTCTTCTCTCAGTAGCGTCGGTGACCTTCATGAAGTGCTCAAAGAGGGTTGCTTCTGATTCGCATGTGGATACCAAACCGTGTACCAAGGGAGCATACTCTGTCGACACGCCTCCTAATTTCTCCCAAATGAAGGTGTACTCTTACGTTGTACATGAGTTTGATCTCCTAGCACGGGACATCAAGGATTCCTGCACAATAACCATGATAGCATTCGCACCAGGTTATATCCGAGAGCAGGAAGGTGAGTGGTATAGTCGTGTGAGCTCACCATACAAGGACCTCCACAACATGATGACCGACGGATTCAAACTCTCTTATGAGGTAGTCAATCTGCGAGGAAGAACATTTCGATTATGCTTCTTAGGTTTCAGCTACCAAGGGGCTGAGTGCAGTTTTTATTACTCCC AAAATTTAAAGGTAGATGAGGTTACGCTACGTGCAGTTTTGGGTCTTGCCTTCGTCTTGG GCAACTTCCTCGGAGCAAAATTTAtactcgaagctccatgtgtgTTGATCTTTTTAATCTTTAAGTGGAGGAAAAGGCACCTAGCATTGGATGAAAATATCGAAGAATTCTTACAAACTCATAACAACTTTTTGCCTATAAG TCCTGCATTCGTTCCCGCGCGTCGGCTCTTGCGAGGCACGTCCCTGGTGCCCGCGCTCGCCCGGTCCGTGCTACTCGGTGATTCTCTCTACTAA
- the LOC104453403 gene encoding uncharacterized protein LOC104453403 isoform X5 → MYMYAGRYYVKSINYRHHVEEHEYYGFYGDITLVDNELQKDNCSSLPCYSLAISNFSQLDSYDPYYRSGLLSVASVTFMKCSKRVASDSHVDTKPCTKGAYSVDTPPNFSQMKVYSYVVHEFDLLARDIKDSCTITMIAFAPGYIREQEGEWYSRVSSPYKDLHNMMTDGFKLSYEVVNLRGRTFRLCFLGFSYQGAECSFYYSLLHSFPRVGSCEARPWCPRSPGPCYSVILSTNAMTELRRRGLLGTWVMKSDLLSRGSMDCGV, encoded by the exons ATGTATATGTATGCCGGCCGTTATTATGTGAAGTCAATCAATTACAGGCACCATGTAGAAGAGCATGAGTACTATGGTTTCTACGGTGATATCACGTTGGTTGACAATGAGTTGCAAAAGGATAATTGCTCATCCCTCCCTTGTTACTCATTAGCAATCTCCAACTTCAGCCAACTTGATTCCTACGATCCATACTATCGTTCTGGTCTTCTCTCAGTAGCGTCGGTGACCTTCATGAAGTGCTCAAAGAGGGTTGCTTCTGATTCGCATGTGGATACCAAACCGTGTACCAAGGGAGCATACTCTGTCGACACGCCTCCTAATTTCTCCCAAATGAAGGTGTACTCTTACGTTGTACATGAGTTTGATCTCCTAGCACGGGACATCAAGGATTCCTGCACAATAACCATGATAGCATTCGCACCAGGTTATATCCGAGAGCAGGAAGGTGAGTGGTATAGTCGTGTGAGCTCACCATACAAGGACCTCCACAACATGATGACCGACGGATTCAAACTCTCTTATGAGGTAGTCAATCTGCGAGGAAGAACATTTCGATTATGCTTCTTAGGTTTCAGCTACCAAGGGGCTGAGTGCAGTTTTTATTACTCCC TCCTGCATTCGTTCCCGCGCGTCGGCTCTTGCGAGGCACGTCCCTGGTGCCCGCGCTCGCCCGGTCCGTGCTACTCGGTGATTCTCTCTACTAATGCAATGACTGAGCTGAGGCGGAGAGGACTTTTAGGGACATGGGTCATGAAAAGTGACTTGCTTTCTAGGGGCTCCATGGACTGTGGAGTTTGA
- the LOC104453403 gene encoding uncharacterized protein LOC104453403 isoform X2, with product MYMYAGRYYVKSINYRHHVEEHEYYGFYGDITLVDNELQKDNCSSLPCYSLAISNFSQLDSYDPYYRSGLLSVASVTFMKCSKRVASDSHVDTKPCTKGAYSVDTPPNFSQMKVYSYVVHEFDLLARDIKDSCTITMIAFAPGYIREQEGEWYSRVSSPYKDLHNMMTDGFKLSYEVVNLRGRTFRLCFLGFSYQGAECSFYYSRNFLGAKFILEAPCVLIFLIFKWRKRHLALDENIEEFLQTHNNFLPIRYSYFDIKKITRNFKHKLGEGEYGSLYKGILRSSNEVAVKILNKSKSNGQDFISEVATIGRIYHVNVVQLVGFCFTTLSKLSCTILCRMVL from the exons ATGTATATGTATGCCGGCCGTTATTATGTGAAGTCAATCAATTACAGGCACCATGTAGAAGAGCATGAGTACTATGGTTTCTACGGTGATATCACGTTGGTTGACAATGAGTTGCAAAAGGATAATTGCTCATCCCTCCCTTGTTACTCATTAGCAATCTCCAACTTCAGCCAACTTGATTCCTACGATCCATACTATCGTTCTGGTCTTCTCTCAGTAGCGTCGGTGACCTTCATGAAGTGCTCAAAGAGGGTTGCTTCTGATTCGCATGTGGATACCAAACCGTGTACCAAGGGAGCATACTCTGTCGACACGCCTCCTAATTTCTCCCAAATGAAGGTGTACTCTTACGTTGTACATGAGTTTGATCTCCTAGCACGGGACATCAAGGATTCCTGCACAATAACCATGATAGCATTCGCACCAGGTTATATCCGAGAGCAGGAAGGTGAGTGGTATAGTCGTGTGAGCTCACCATACAAGGACCTCCACAACATGATGACCGACGGATTCAAACTCTCTTATGAGGTAGTCAATCTGCGAGGAAGAACATTTCGATTATGCTTCTTAGGTTTCAGCTACCAAGGGGCTGAGTGCAGTTTTTATTACTCCC GCAACTTCCTCGGAGCAAAATTTAtactcgaagctccatgtgtgTTGATCTTTTTAATCTTTAAGTGGAGGAAAAGGCACCTAGCATTGGATGAAAATATCGAAGAATTCTTACAAACTCATAACAACTTTTTGCCTATAAGGTACTCTTACTTTGATATTAAGAAAATCACAAGGAATTTCAAACACAAGTTAGGTGAAGGAGAATACGGGTCTTTGTATAAAGGAATACTTAGAAGTAGCAATGAAGTTGCTgttaagattttgaacaaatcaaaatctaatgGCCAAGATTTTATAAGTGAAGTGGCTACAATTGGAAGGATCTATCATGTTAATGTAGTGCAACTTGTTGGTTTTTGCTTTACAACTCTAAGCAAGCTCTCATGTACAATTTTATGTCGAATGGTTCTTTAG
- the LOC104453403 gene encoding L-type lectin-domain containing receptor kinase I.8-like isoform X1: MYMYAGRYYVKSINYRHHVEEHEYYGFYGDITLVDNELQKDNCSSLPCYSLAISNFSQLDSYDPYYRSGLLSVASVTFMKCSKRVASDSHVDTKPCTKGAYSVDTPPNFSQMKVYSYVVHEFDLLARDIKDSCTITMIAFAPGYIREQEGEWYSRVSSPYKDLHNMMTDGFKLSYEVVNLRGRTFRLCFLGFSYQGAECSFYYSQNLKVDEVTLRAVLGLAFVLGNFLGAKFILEAPCVLIFLIFKWRKRHLALDENIEEFLQTHNNFLPIRYSYFDIKKITRNFKHKLGEGEYGSLYKGILRSSNEVAVKILNKSKSNGQDFISEVATIGRIYHVNVVQLVGFCFTTLSKLSCTILCRMVL; this comes from the exons ATGTATATGTATGCCGGCCGTTATTATGTGAAGTCAATCAATTACAGGCACCATGTAGAAGAGCATGAGTACTATGGTTTCTACGGTGATATCACGTTGGTTGACAATGAGTTGCAAAAGGATAATTGCTCATCCCTCCCTTGTTACTCATTAGCAATCTCCAACTTCAGCCAACTTGATTCCTACGATCCATACTATCGTTCTGGTCTTCTCTCAGTAGCGTCGGTGACCTTCATGAAGTGCTCAAAGAGGGTTGCTTCTGATTCGCATGTGGATACCAAACCGTGTACCAAGGGAGCATACTCTGTCGACACGCCTCCTAATTTCTCCCAAATGAAGGTGTACTCTTACGTTGTACATGAGTTTGATCTCCTAGCACGGGACATCAAGGATTCCTGCACAATAACCATGATAGCATTCGCACCAGGTTATATCCGAGAGCAGGAAGGTGAGTGGTATAGTCGTGTGAGCTCACCATACAAGGACCTCCACAACATGATGACCGACGGATTCAAACTCTCTTATGAGGTAGTCAATCTGCGAGGAAGAACATTTCGATTATGCTTCTTAGGTTTCAGCTACCAAGGGGCTGAGTGCAGTTTTTATTACTCCC AAAATTTAAAGGTAGATGAGGTTACGCTACGTGCAGTTTTGGGTCTTGCCTTCGTCTTGG GCAACTTCCTCGGAGCAAAATTTAtactcgaagctccatgtgtgTTGATCTTTTTAATCTTTAAGTGGAGGAAAAGGCACCTAGCATTGGATGAAAATATCGAAGAATTCTTACAAACTCATAACAACTTTTTGCCTATAAGGTACTCTTACTTTGATATTAAGAAAATCACAAGGAATTTCAAACACAAGTTAGGTGAAGGAGAATACGGGTCTTTGTATAAAGGAATACTTAGAAGTAGCAATGAAGTTGCTgttaagattttgaacaaatcaaaatctaatgGCCAAGATTTTATAAGTGAAGTGGCTACAATTGGAAGGATCTATCATGTTAATGTAGTGCAACTTGTTGGTTTTTGCTTTACAACTCTAAGCAAGCTCTCATGTACAATTTTATGTCGAATGGTTCTTTAG